A single genomic interval of Lepisosteus oculatus isolate fLepOcu1 chromosome 12, fLepOcu1.hap2, whole genome shotgun sequence harbors:
- the pecr gene encoding peroxisomal trans-2-enoyl-CoA reductase: MAASSVFKFGLFNHKVAIVTGGGTGIGKAITSELVHLGCSVVISSRKLEHLEAAAKELTERIPVSSPASVTPIQCNIRSEAEVKNLVASTLSLHGRIDFLVNNGGGQFSSPVELINAKGWNAVIDTNLTGTFYCCREVYNAWMKEHGGAIVNIIADMWKGFPGMAHTGAARAAVDNLTKSLAIESASSGVRINSVAPGTIISKTAMANYKEIGPQLFKMSVDFCPAKRLGVPEEISPAVCFLLSPAASFISGETIKVDAGQSLYSSMWKVPDHSAWPPAPEGENTDTLREIMKSKSKL; the protein is encoded by the exons ATGGCTGCCTCCAGTGTGTTCAAGTTCGGACTCTTCAATCATAAAGTGGCTATTGTAACTGGCGGCGGGACGGGCATTGGAAAGGCGATCACTTCGGAGCTAGTCCATTTGG GATGCAGTGTGGTCATTTCATCCAGGAAATTAGAGCACTTAGAAGCCGCAGCGAAAGAACTAACAGAGAGAATTCCTGTCTCCAGTCCTGCTAGTGTGACGCCCATTCAGTGCAACATCCGCAGTGAGGCAGAG GTAAAGAATTTAGTGGCCTCGACACTGAGTCTGCATGGCCGGATAGACTTCCTGGTCAACAATGGGGGAGGGCAGTTCTCAAGTCCAGTGGAACTCATTAACGCCAAAGGCTGGAATGCAGTCATTGACACTAACCTCACTGGGACATTCTACTGCTGTCGGGAAG TGTACAATGCCTGGATGAAGGAGCATGGAGGCGCCATTGTTAACATCATCGCTGACATGTGGAAGGGCTTTCCTGGAATGGC TCATACTGGAGCAGCCAGGGCTGCAGTAGACAACCTAACCAAGAGCTTGGCTATTGAATCGGCATCCTCTGGAGTGCGAATCAATTCTGTGGCACCG GGGACCATCATTTCTAAAACAGCCATGGCGAACTACAAAGAGATAGGGCCACAGCTTTTTAAGATGTCTGTTGACTTCTGTCCTGCGAAAAGGTTGGGAGTCCCAGAAGAG ATCTCCCCTGCAGTCTGCTTCCTGCTGTCCCCAGCAGCCTCTTTCATTTCTGGAGAGACCATCAAAGTAGATGCTGGTCAAAGTTTGTACAGCTCAATGTGGAAAGTCCCAG ATCACAGCGCCTGGCCCCCAGCTCCAGAGGGAGAGAACAcggacacactgagagagataaTGAAAAGCAAGTCCAAGTTGTAA
- the rpl37a gene encoding large ribosomal subunit protein eL43: MAKRTKKVGIVGKYGTRYGASLRKMVKKIEITQHAKYTCSFCGKTKMKRRAVGIWNCGSCMKTVAGGAWTYNTTSAVTVKSAIRRLKELKDQ; the protein is encoded by the exons ATG GCCAAACGCACCAAGAAGGTTGGGATTGTTGGCAAGTACGGCACCCGTTATGGTGCCTCCCTCAGGAAGATGGTGAAGAAGATAGAAATCACCCAGCATGCCAAGTACACATGCTCCTTCTGTGGCAAG ACCAAGATGAAGAGAAGGGCTGTTGGCATCTGGAACTGTGGGTCCTGCATGAAAACTGTTGCTGGAGGTGCTTGGACATACAA CACAACATCAGCAGTCACCGTGAAGTCTGCTATCAGAAGACTGAAGGAGCTCAAGGATCAGTAA